The genomic DNA CAACCATATTTTTTTAATGCTTCTTCTAGAAAGCTTATGCCATTTTCTTGCTTTTCACTCCATATCTGAAAATAAGCATGTACCGTACGCCATTTAGGAAAATCTTTAGGCAACATTCTCCATTGGCAGCCTGTCTTGAGCAGATACAGTAATCCAGAGAATACCTCATATAAATCTACCTGGCGAGGTTTAGTCTTTTTTCGGGCTGCTTCCAAAATAGGGCGTATAACTTCAAATTGTTCTCTATTAATATTAGTAGAATACTCTTGAGTCATAGATAAGTCCCTTTTTTATCAAGTTATTGACTAGTTTCCTCTCTAATCTAATAAATATTAACTTAATGAACAAAGATCTTGAACAGGCTCTAACAAACCGTCTGGAATTATATATTTGTACTCAAAACAAGGGTTAAAGCATCTTTTAGTAAAACAGAACATGTATTGTTAACTCCATTATATCTAGAGCTACTTAGTCAGTCTTTTTGTGAACTTGAGGGGGGGATATGCTGCTTAAAATACCTAAATAAAAATCTGCAGCAAAATTTTTTTTATGTTTGGTGTTGGAGTATATCTATACTATTAAATCTATAGTGAGACTTGCTAAACATCATTTATAAAAAGTATTATAAATTTAAGAAGTCAACATATTTTTCATATAATAGCACCCCATAACTTTTATAAAAATGTTACTACTAACCTCACCTAATAATCAATATGAATAACTTTGTAAGTTATTCATATTGATTGATTCTCAACCCTCAAGTAATTAAGCTACTAAAAAAACACCTAACAGAACTAGAATATTAATATTCCCATATAAACTGTTCTAGTTCAATAAGATCTTCTTCCAGCTTTTGAGAGGCATATAAGTGATCCTTTGGTGTTTTACTGTAAATATCTTCAACTGTACGGTCATCCGGATCTTCTACCTTAACAATTCTAGAATCGAATAACCTTAACTGTATAGCATCAGTTAGTTTCTTATTGCCAGCATTGTTTTTTACATTAACCCATAGGGCCTCTTTGGGCTTACTATCAAAGTAAGCAGCTAAATCCTTATACTTAAATGTACCTACAGTTTTTCGAAGACCTGTAGGAAATTTTTCTGCAGGGATAATAAGCTTGATAGTTTGTATATCATATATAAAAGTAGATTCTCTTTTATGGAATATAATATCTTCCATAAGCTCAAGAGTAGTTATTTCATTGGGCAAAAATTCATCTACATGTTTATCCTTGACAGCTTTTTTATCAGCTGGTGCTTTCTTATCTCCCCAACCATTATCTTCTGTAAAGCCCAAGGCTTTTTCTTGTGCAGATAAATCTTCTTCTTTAGGAAGGCTTAAGTTTTCTAAGAATTGTTCCTTGGTCATCTTCTCATTTAATGATTCATCCTTATAAGGAATAAGGATACCTTCTTTTACACCTTGTATAATAAACTTAGTAATTTCTCTATTACGTGCAAAAAAAGGCTTATTCTTACGCTCTTTCAGGTAAATCTCTCTCCAAATTCGCCTCCTAAATAGGATATCAGCTTCTGAAATAGGGATAACAGAGTTCTCATTATATTGAAGATAGGGATTATCTTCCTGTGTCTGAACTTCATCTACCTTAGTTTGTAGAGTTGGATTATCAGAAAGTGTACTTCTTTCTTCACTATTGTTTGTTTGAGCAAATACCACTGAAAGGCTAGTATGCAAGCAAATGACACCTATTAGTGTTATTGGCAATCTAGAAAACAACTTCTTCATAATTGACATTAATTTAGTTAATTGGGATATTATGAACAACAGTACCTACATTCACTGTTTCAATTTCATCTTTATAATTCAATCTTTCTACTTTTTTCACTTCTATAACTATTCTATCACCTGGTTGTGCTAAGGAAGCAAAATCACTTAAGCTCACTTCCTGGGTAGTGACCTTTTTAGTTTGAATAGGACGACTACCTCGTGCTAATGTAACCTCCCATTCTGCTACCCTATAACGAGCATCTTTAGGTAGGAAAACTTTAAAGCTTTCGTCAGCAAGTGCTCTTATTTCTAGCCTCCTAGGCCCTGGCGCTGGTACACCTTGCCGCTCATTAATAACTTTACCTCCTGCTGTAATTTGTATGTCTGGCTTAGGTATTGTCCTAACCTTAAATGTTATGGTATCTAAAAGACTACCATTGTTATAAACATTTAATTTTACCTCTGGTGCATTTGGAATAAGGGTAACCAATCCTTTTCCTTGTCCCTGTATAACAGCAGCTCCTTCTGCTGTAAATTTAGGCTGGTAGGCAATACCTAATGCTGGCACTTGTATGTTAAGTTCATTTCCAGCATTAAGATAAAGTGCAGATACTGCTGCAGATTGTACCTGGATAACTGGCTTGGCCACAAAATACTCTACTTCTTTAACAAAAGTGGAATCCCCTCCTGGTACTTTTAATTTAATAGCAGCTTTAAAAGTTTTTCTGGCTAACCCATTTTGATCATACTTGCCCGGCGTTGTCACAAAACTTATTTTGCCTATTCCTGAATCAACCGGTATGCTTTTGTTATCAATAGACATTTCTGGCTCAAATACCGATGAAGAGGCTGCTAGGAGTAGTTCAGCATCATATTTAGAGCCTGCAGCCACAATATTAGACTGTGGTTTTATAAGTGGAAATATTTTATCAAATTTAACATCATCCGCGCCTAATTTACCTGCTAGTATTTCAAGTGCATCAGATTCTGCATAGATAACATCAGTGCCAAATTGACTTAATGTTGCTAGAACAGCTCCTAAAGGAGTTTTTTCAAAATTGAGTGTTGCAAAACATTTGTTGTGCTGGTTAGGATCATTTTTAAATAAATCACTATCCTTAGCATCCAATGCTATCTCTTTATACTCTTTACCCATGGTTTTAGTTAAATATCGCATATAACCATTGAGCAAATTTTTCAGTTCTTCGGCTTTGTTTGCGTTGCACATCAGTTGTGCCACACCAGAATCATCTTTAACACCCTTAGGGCGGCCTGTTTGTGGATCTTTACCTCCTGTTAAGTCTATTAGATCATCTTTTAGTTTATTTATATAAGTAATAACCTTATCAGTTTCCTTTCTTATAGCTAATGCTTTATCCAATACTTCTACATCCTTAGGTCTATTACCAGTTTCTTCTACAGCAGTTTTAATATGCCTAATACGGGTGGTATTTTCAGATTCTTGCTTATGAATGCTTTTTTCTAAGCTTCTATTAATCAAAACAAACTTATCCAACACACTACTACTTACCTGTAGGGCTAACAAGGCAGTCAGTACTAGGTACATCATACCTATCATCTTTTGCCTTGCACTCAGTTTTTCTCCTGACATAAATTTAGGTTTCTTTTTTGAGACAAATATCTTTTAGCTTTTGAGTGCCATCAACATATTACCATATACATTATTAAGAGATGCTAGCTTATCATTTAACTTTGAAAGTTCTAATCTAAAGTTTTCTGTCTCGCTACTTGCCTCTTGTAACTGATTCATAGAATTAGCCACATTAACATATATGGCTTTTGTGCCTTCAAGCCTTTGATGAATTTCTTGAAGCTCTGTATTATAAGCCACATTTGCTTTATTTAATATTTCTGTAAGCCCTTGCAGACCTTGATGGAAATTATGTGCATTTTCTGCTAGTCCATCTAGTTTTTGCATAGCATTAAGCACATTAGATTGTGATATATACATGCTTTCTAGCGCATTGGATGCTTTTTCTAAATTCACAGTATACTTTTCTGTAGCTTGTGCAGCATGCGTTAGGTCTGCTATATGTGTAGCTGATGCTACTAAATGCTGCATACCCTGTCCTAATCTTTCCAATAAAGCACCATCTATTTTAGCTTTAGCAAACATATCTTCTAACTTATCGCTAATTGAATCAATGGGTTGATGCTGACCTCTATTAGACACACTAGGAGAACCCACATAATTCTCGTCGAGCTCTGGGTAAACTTTAGTCCAATCAACTTCTTTTGGTGTAGGCTCAAAAGAGCTTAAAAAGAAGATGATTGCCTCTGTGGTAAGTCCTACACCTAGCATCAATGCACCCCCTGGCCAGTTAAGTAGCTTAAACATAGCCCCAGCTATAACTACTGCTGCGCCTATACCATATATTTTGGGCATTATTACTGTATAAAATTTATGTACCCAACCATTGTTTCCACTAGCCATATTTTCCAATTATTTATATTTTGAATTTTAAACCATTAAGTTATTAAGCTATCTACTGTGCACCTCCTATATAAGGGATTACACATCTAAACCCTATATAAGATCTAGCAGTATCTTTATGTTCATAATCATAAGCTCCTGTTTGTAGAAAACGTGATATATCTTTCCAAGAGCCTCCTTTTATAATTTTCATAGGTTGTTCATCATCTAGATAAAGTGGATCTGAGTCCCAAGTTAGCGCAACAGCAGCAGGGTTATATGCATCCAATGTCCATTCTGCTACGTTGCCTGCCATGTCATATAGACCATAGTCATTAGGAGAGAAAGCAGTAACAGGAGACGTATAGGTATAGCCACACTCACTGTAATTACCTTGACCTGATTTAAAGTTAGCTCTTAAATTTCCTTCAGCATCACGAATATAAGGACCACCCCAAGGATACTTGGCTAATTCTTTGCCACCACGAGCTGCATATTCCCATTGGGCAGCACTTGGTAGGCTGAAGCTAGGATATTTTTCTAATCCTTTCTTCTCTTTATTTTCATTAAAATATTTTGTACGCCAAGCAGCAAAGTAGCTAGCAGCTTCCCAAGACACTCCTACTACTGGATAATTATCATAGCCACGTAACTCAAAATATCCCTCCAATATTCTATCTGCCATATGATTAGTAAAATCAGTACGCCAGACATCCATATTTGGAGTTAATACATCCTTAATAAATTCATCGGTAAGCTTCTGATCTAATGGGTCGGTTGTTTGACCATCATCAATCGTAGTTCCTGTATTTTCGCCTATACTAGGGTTATTTTTAAAATAATCAAACCTTTCTTTTACCTTGGTCAAAAAATAGCGATACTCATTATTGGTAACTTCTGTTTCATCCATAAAGAATGAACTAACTGACACTCTTCTATTAGGATTTGCTCGCTTAAAAATATCTTCCTCCACTCCTCCCATCATAAATGCACCTGTTGGAATAAGCACCATACCAGTTGGAGCCTGCATTACCCATGAGCCTCTAGTAGCAGATTTAAATTCACCATTATCATCCCGGCCTGCTCCAAACAGAGAGCAGCCTTGCACTAAAGGCATTATAAGCAGGAATAATATAAAAAAATAATAACAAGGTAGGTCTAAAATTTTTTTGGATGATTTCATGTTTTGATAAAGCTTCAATTATTTTAATGATTCTACAGCACCCACTTTTTAATAAGCAACTGTAATTTTATGTAGATTGCAAAACACCCTTTTTAACTTAAATCATGTATTTACTTATTCTTAATAATAATATATCTAAATAATAATATATCTAATTTATGACAACCCTCCAAGTTACAAAGCTCTAATTTTTACAAGTAACCAAATATCATTTAAGTTTTTATAAGTTTTCGAGTTAAAATCTTACCTTCGCAAAATAAAGAAATTATTTTTAAAACCATGCCTAATATCAACAACTAAGTTCTTACATCAATGCTCTACTATTTCTTTAAATATATAGATAGATTTTCTCACATACCTGGTATAGGTGTGTTTAAATATATTTCCTTTCGAGCGGCCAGTGCAGCTATACTTTCTTTGTGTATTAGCATTTTTTTAGGAAAACGCCTCATTATTTTTTTTAAAACAGCACAGATTAAAGAAGGAATACGTGAGCTTGATTTAGCCGGACAATCGGAAAAAGCACATATCCCTACCATGGGGGGGATTATTATTATAGCAGCTACTGTAGTGCCTACCTTACTCTTTGCTAAACTAAAAAATGTTTATATCATGTTGCTACTAATATCCATTATATGGATGGGGCTAATAGGGTTCATAGACGATTATATAAAGGTTTTTAAACGTGATAAAAAAGGACTAGCAGGAAAATTTAAAATTGTTGGCCAAGTGGCTTTAGGCGTAATTGTAGGTATTACTCTTATTTTTAGAGATGATGTGGTAATTAGAGAATTTGGTTCCAATATTACTGTAATAGAAAATGGACAAGTAACTATTAATGACTATAAGGATGTGAAAACTGTTAAGACAACCATACCTTTCTTGAAAAATAATGAGTTAGATTATAGCAAGCTTATTCCTTGGCTAGATAGCAAGTACATGTGGATTGTTTATGTACTATTTATGATATTTATTATAGCTGCTGTTTCTAATGGGGCTAATCTAACTGATGGGTTAGATGGCTTAACAGCAGGTACTTCTGCTATTATAGGCACTACCTTGGCTATTTTAGCATATGTTTCAGGAAATGTTATTTTTTCTAGGTATTTAAACATCATGTATATTCCTAATTTAGCCGAGCTAGCTATTTTCTGTACAGCGTTTGTGGGCGCTTGTGTGGGCTTTTTATGGTATAATACATACCCTGCTCAAATCTTTATGGGAGATACAGGTAGCTTAGCCATAGGAAGTGTTATTGCTGTACTGGCTATTGTTATTCGAAAAGAGTTGATGATTCCATTGCTTTGTGGTATATTCTTTATAGAAACTTTATCTGTTATTATACAAGTTGGCTATTTCAAATACACTAAATATAGATATGGAATAGGTAAAAGAATGTTTAAGATGGCTCCCTTGCATCATCATTTCCAAAAGTTAGGTTTTCACGAATCTAAAATTGTCACACGCTTTTGGATCGTTGGTATAGTACTTGCTATTCTTTCTTTAGTAACCTTAAAATTAAGATAATTTAGCTAGCGAAATTTTTATTCTCCGCCCTAGGCAATTGGTAGGTTTACGTTCTTAAATAGAATTTATCTCAAAGTTCATAGGCTCGTAGCCTACCAAAAATATGCTTACATGTTTGGTCTTTATTGACCTATTTCTAAATAACAGCTCAGCACACTATACATATACAATTATTTAAGCTATGTATAATGGTATATGCTATTGTTTAATATAGACAATACAACTGTCCTCGTGCCCGGTTTCAAACAAAGCAACACATCTCATAATTATTTCTAACTTAGGCTTTTCTAAACTAATACACTGGGCCAAGCAGCATTATGCAAGCTTCAATATATATTTGCTATAAAATAGATTATTTACAATTTAATTCTAACCTTTTTATCAGTTGAGTTACTCCATGCAGGAAAGACAAACACCTCAATTAGTTAAAGGCACACGTGATTTCAATGCCTTACAAGTTGCACAACGAAGCTATATATTTGATACAATTAGGCAGGTTTACCAAAAATATGGATTTTCACCTTTAGAAACTCCTGCCTTAGAATATGTATCTACGTTATTTGGACAGTATGGACAAGAGGGAGAACAGTTAGTATTTAGAGTACTGAATTCAGGGAATTTTTTAGGAGATACCCCCCAAGCTTTATTAATAGACCAAAACTACAAAGAGGTACTTCCTAAGATTTCAGAAAAGGGACTTCGTTATGATTTAACCGTTCCTTTAATGCGCTATGTGGCTACCCATTATCACGAGCTTACTTTGCCTTTTAGGCGTTATCAGATACAGCCAGTATGGCGAGCGGATCGCCCGCAAAAGGGAAGATATAGGGAATTTTACCAATGTGATGCAGACGTAGTGGGTACCCCATCACTAATAGTTGAGGCAGAAATTCTGGCTATGGCTTATGAGGTTTTGCAAAGATTGGGTATCAATGATTTTATTATACATTTAAACCACAGATCTATTCTTAATGGAATTGCTTCACAAATTGGAGAGCTGGAGCGTGTAAATGAATTTTGTACTATTGTAGACAAATTAGATAAGGTTGGAAAGGATAAAGTAATTACAGAACTATTATCAAAAGGATTTTCTGAAGCTGGGTTAGAAAAATTTGATTTTATTTTTGATCTTCAAGGTGACAATAATGCAAAATTAGATATTCTTAGCAACCACTTAGCACATGATAAAGTTGGTAGCAAGGGTTTACAAGAACTTAAAGAAATACTTCAGTATTTAGAGGCGCTAGGCATGACTCAAGTACCTATTAGTTTTGAGCCTAGTCTTGCTAGAGGACTTGCTTATTATACAGGTGCTGTTTTTGAAGTAAAATTACCAACTATCAATATAGGTAGTATAGCAGGAGGAGGGAGATATGATAACCTTGCTGAACACTTTGGCGTATCTAGCCTAACAGGTGTAGGCTTTTCTTTTGGAGTAGATAGGCTATACGTAGCAATGGAACAGTTAAATTTATTTCCTCAACAAGCTTACTTTAATACAAAAGTTATGGTAACTAACTTGGATGAAGAATCTGTTAAGGTAGCATTAGATATTATAACACGGCTAAGAAATCATGATATACCAGCTGAGCTATATCCAGAAAAGGTAAAACTAAAAAAGCAACTTATGTATGCTAATAAAAAGGATATACCTTTTGTGTTAATTATTGGCGAGGAAGAGAGACAAGCTTCTAAGTTTACACTAAAAGATATGAGTACAGGTGATCAAGCATTCTATACGTTTGATCAGCTTATAAATATTTTATCTAACTAGAATAAAGCCTTGTGGAAATAAAATTTATTAGGCTTTGGCTTACATTTTTTGAAATTTAGTTTGTTTTTAGGCAGAAATATACTTAATTGGTGTGTCCTTGTTAACAACAAGGTAAATTGGTGTAAGGTTAAACGTTTTTATATCACAATTAGAGAGATTTAACTATTTATTCTTTTAATAAAAAAAATACATTTATGGAAAATAGAAATAAATATTTATGGATTCTGGCCCTAGTTAGTTTAACATTTGGGTCAGCTACATTCAACAGCTATGCACAAGTCAATGCTGAAAAGGTAAAAAAAGAAGAGCCAATTAGAATTTATGGGCATGCAAACATTGAAGCATCCCACAACATTCAACAAAAGTACTCAGAGGAATATAGTAGTTTTACACCCTCTTTAATTCCTATGACGAGCAACCAGAAAAAATTATCTAATGCTCTTATGTATGATGCGTCTTTAAAAATAGGATTTGAGACAAAATTTTATATTGAAGAAAGGTTCTCAAAAGGTATTGCAGAATTTGTAGCAAGTAAAAACGATAGTCTATCCATTCATAGACTATATTTTGAAACTGAAAACTTTTCTCTTGGGTTAAAAGAAAATAACTTTTGTAACATAGCAACATTTGGTCCTGTTAAAGTTATTCAAGCTTCTTGGAAAAATAAATATAAGAATAACTTTACATTTGCTATTGGTATTGAGGAAAACAAAACAGTTACATTATATCCTGAAAAAGCGAATAAATACAAGGGTATGACTAAAGACCAGCTTGAAGCTAAACCCTTTCAATCTAGAAGGAATTTCCCAGCAGCTAGTACTAATTTGCAATATGATTTTTCAGACAACTTTGGTTCTATAGCACTTAGTGGTATTGTAAGACCTATGAGCTTTTACGATAGTGGTAGCAAGGATCATAAGACTCCATTGCTACTTGGCTGGGGCGCTAATCTTGGTACCAAGCTAAAGTTAAGGCCTAAGGTTAATATATTAACTGCTAATATTCTATTTGGACAAGGGATAGGAAGCTACGTACATGATTTAAAAGAAATGGGAAAAGTAGAGGAAGCTGATGCATATATAAAAAAAGGTACTGATAACGAAGTAAAAACTATTATGGTTGGTGGTGCACACGCATCTTTTGAACATCGTTGGTCCCCTGCTTTACACTTTAATATATGCGCTGGGGCAAACTATACTTTCAATCAAGATAAAAATGACAGGGAAGATGGGAAAGATGCGTACAAATTGGGCGTGTATGCTGGTGCTCATGCAAAGTATTGGATAACCAAACGAGCTGCTGTCGGTGCTGAATATACATGGGGCGGAAGAAAAAATCTTGATGATAATTTTAAAAATGCTCATCATATAAAAGCTGTAGCTACATTTAAATTCTAGTAACAATTTATATATTATAATTTTTTACAGAAATACCCAGGCTAAACAGTCTGGGTATTTTACTTTATAGCTTTTGTACTTGAATGCAAATTTGAGGGGATATTATTAGAAACCTTTTATCTCTTTCTTACTTATATAAGGCGAATTCTACTATATAGTGTTAATGTAGCTTCAATTTAAACACTTATAGCTATATCAACTTAAATTGCATCTCTTCATTATTAACAGAAAGCACTCTATACGTTAAAGCTAGCTAAAAGAGTTTTAAGCCTAGTGGGCACTTTTAACCTATTGTTTACAGATGGTTTTACGAATGCGTATATATTGTATATGATAAGCTTATGATTTTTGTTATTGTTAAATCAGCATAGATAATCGATTGTTTGTTTTGCCATCAGTAAGCTAGGCTACTATTCAGTTGTAGAAACTTGAGACTACTTGCTATACATTTTCCTTATTACTAGAACACTGCCTTATTAAAATAGGCTTCTTGCATAACCTCAAGAATCTTTGCATAAAAACCCATTCTATATAACTGTAAATAGAGTTATGCAAGAGGTCTAATTGTTTGGTCCCTAACAATTATGGTTATATTAGCAAGGATATTATTAGTGATAAAAACCAAACACAAAACTATGGGACAATTACTACATAAATGCGCCCGACAACAGAGAAAACTCGTAGAGAAATACAGTTATCAAAACAGAGTATAGCTTCCCTTGCTAGGCGTTTTGGAGTTAATCGTAAGACAATAGCTAAATGGAAAAATAGGACTTCTTGCCAAGATGTGCCTATGGGGCCTAAAGTAAAGCGTTCTAAGGTGTTAACTGAGCAAGAAGAGAAGGTTGTTATTGCTTTTAGAAAGCTTACAGGGTTACCCTTGGAGACTCGCTATACACTCTACAAGAAACCATACCTCACTTATCGCGTTCTACTTTGCATCGCTGCTTTCAGCGACACGGCTGCCCTAAGCTAGAGAAAGTGAAGCTTAACAACAAAGCAGCTAAGAAGCAGTTTAAAGCTTATCCTATCGGCTACTTCCATATAGATATAGCACAAGTGCAGACCGCCCAGGGTAAACTGTATTTGTTTGTGGCAATAGATAGGACTAGTAAGTCTTGTTATGCCCGCTTATATGCATTTGCTTCCATGTCAGCAGCCGTAGGCTTTCTTGAAGACCTGATAGCTTTTGTTCCTTATAAGATACATAAAATACTTACTGATAATGGTGTACAATTTACAAACAGGAAAGAAGGAGAATTAGCGCTCGAGCATATGTTTGACCGCATTTGTGAGCAAGAAGGCATCGTTCACAGAAGAACGCAGCTGGCACATCCATGGACCAATGGCCAGGTAGAGCGCATGAACAGAACAATCAAAGAGGCTACTGTGCAAAGCTATTATTATAGTAGCCATCAGCAGTTAGAGCGGCACTTAAATGACTTCTTGTTAGCTTATAATTTTGCTCGTAGACTTAAGGCACTCAAGGGCAAAACTCCTTGGCAATTGATAGAAGAACAATGGCAAAAAAATCCTCACTTTTTTCACCAAAATATTATTACCTTCACTAAGGGACTGAACATCTAATATTATAACGTCCACAGTACTACAGTTATCTGATTCACTCCATATGTATATGTGCTTATCTTAAAAAGTAATCTGAGAACAATTATCCATAATAACCATTACAGTAAGCCATACTTATACATGTTATATATATGATGTTCCCATAACCTTAAATATATTAAACGGGTCAATGTTCACTTATATATAACTTAACAAAGGACCTATTTATTAAGCCTACCAACAATAATTAACGTGTATCCAATAATAGATTTAAGCATACACACATATAATTCTATTACAGTCCTACTGCCCACAATAACATATATAAACTACTTGATTACTCCACTATGGCTTACATATTAAACTTCTTTTGAAGCTAACTCTAAAGTAGTTTTAGCAGCTTATCTAAACACAAGCAATACTATAAATTCTATTAGGGTGTGTTATCAATTGAGTCTATTCTATAAAGAAAAAAGTCCATAAATAATATAACTTGTCTTTTTTAACTATAAAACTAGGATTTTGCTATGCGACGTTGTGCATTAACAGACCATCAGTGGGAGAAGATAAAGGATTTATGAGCTGGGCGAGTGGAAACAGCAGGCCCGACATCCAAAGATAACAGGCTTTTTGTAGATGGAGTGTTATATCGTTATCGAGCGGGTACATGCTGGCTTGATTTACCAGAGCGCTTTGGAGGCTTTAGAGTCATCCCATTTGCATCATTCAAGATGTAGCAAGAAAGGGGTATGGGAGAGCGTATTCGAAGCCTTATCAAAGGATGGAGATAATGCCTATCATATAATTAATACTACCATCGTTAGGGCTCATCAACATAGAGCAGGAGCTAAAAAAAGTCATGATCAACAAGCAATCGGGCGTAGTGCATGGGGGTGAGTACGAAATTCATGTACTTGCTGATGGTAAAGGTAGGCCCATTGCCTTTCACTTAACAGCTGGCAAGACGCATGATTTGCAAGGAGCCAATGCTTTGCTGGAAAGGGTAAATGCTGGTATTTTATTGGCCGATAGGGCATATAATGCTAAAGAGCGTGTTGTAGATAAGCTAAAGGCTAACAATTGTTTAGCTGTGATACCACTCAAACCAAATGCTAGAGACAAGCCGAAATATGATAAGCAATTGTATAGAGCAAGGCACTTAATAGAGAACTTTTTTGCTTACATAACCTAAGTTGCTAGTAATAGATAAGGCAAAGAGTAAAAAACCTCCGATCTTGTTTTTGTCTTAAACCAATAAATCGGAGGTCATTATGATTGAAAAATCAATAGCAATATACTCATTTATTGATACTTTACTCAAGTATTTACATCATCAAGAAGATAAAAAAAGGAAGTTGTCGGATGCAGAAGTACTCACAACAGCTATCATCTCAGCCTTATACTTTGGCGGACATCTTGACAAAGCTCGATCGTTTATGCATTCCACTAAGCTTATCCCTAACATGCTCGATAAAAGTAGGTACAATCGCCGCTTGCATGCTATAGGAGAAGAGATAACTTCGCTCTTTTTAGAAATAGGCACTTTAATCAAGCAAGTAGCCACTTGTAAGGACTTTGTATTGGATTCATTTCCTGTGCCTGTGTGCGATAACATACGTATTAGCAGATGTAAACTATTACAAAGTGAAGCTTACAGAGGCTACAAAGCCTCTATGCGCCGTTACTTTTATGGCATTAAAGTGCAGCTTATTACTACTGATTGTAGTATTCCGGTCGAATTCTCAATAGTAGCTGGCAGCCAAGCGGATGTAAAAGGATTGCACCAACTGCCCTTTTCTATGCCTGCTGGTAGTGCACTTTATGCTGACTCGGCTTATACTAACTACCATCTAGAAGATATGCTGGCTGATGATAGGATTAAGCTTTATTCTCAGCGTAAATCTAATGCTCATCGAAAGGATACGCCTTCTCTGGCTTATCTCAAAGAGCGCATGCGAAAAGTGATAGAGACCAGCATTAGTGGCATTAAAGGCCTTTTCTTAAAGAAGATTCATGCTGTTACCTTCCAAGGCTTTCTGATCAAAATACTCTTGTTCTTGCTAGCTTTTCAAATCAACAAAGCTTTTCTTATCTAGCAACTTAGGTTATTTAAGGCAATATAGAACTATAGCTACACGTTATGATAAGCTAGCGGCCAACTTTCTAGGAGGCATCTAGCTAGCTTCCATTATCATTTGGTCTATTTAATGACACGGCCTAAATATTGTATTAAAATATTATTATGGGTTATGGTAAAAGCTTAT from Candidatus Amoebophilus asiaticus 5a2 includes the following:
- the hisS gene encoding histidine--tRNA ligase produces the protein MQERQTPQLVKGTRDFNALQVAQRSYIFDTIRQVYQKYGFSPLETPALEYVSTLFGQYGQEGEQLVFRVLNSGNFLGDTPQALLIDQNYKEVLPKISEKGLRYDLTVPLMRYVATHYHELTLPFRRYQIQPVWRADRPQKGRYREFYQCDADVVGTPSLIVEAEILAMAYEVLQRLGINDFIIHLNHRSILNGIASQIGELERVNEFCTIVDKLDKVGKDKVITELLSKGFSEAGLEKFDFIFDLQGDNNAKLDILSNHLAHDKVGSKGLQELKEILQYLEALGMTQVPISFEPSLARGLAYYTGAVFEVKLPTINIGSIAGGGRYDNLAEHFGVSSLTGVGFSFGVDRLYVAMEQLNLFPQQAYFNTKVMVTNLDEESVKVALDIITRLRNHDIPAELYPEKVKLKKQLMYANKKDIPFVLIIGEEERQASKFTLKDMSTGDQAFYTFDQLINILSN
- a CDS encoding IS982-like element ISCaa5 family transposase; the protein is MIEKSIAIYSFIDTLLKYLHHQEDKKRKLSDAEVLTTAIISALYFGGHLDKARSFMHSTKLIPNMLDKSRYNRRLHAIGEEITSLFLEIGTLIKQVATCKDFVLDSFPVPVCDNIRISRCKLLQSEAYRGYKASMRRYFYGIKVQLITTDCSIPVEFSIVAGSQADVKGLHQLPFSMPAGSALYADSAYTNYHLEDMLADDRIKLYSQRKSNAHRKDTPSLAYLKERMRKVIETSISGIKGLFLKKIHAVTFQGFLIKILLFLLAFQINKAFLI